In Terriglobus aquaticus, the genomic window GCCAGCAGAAACATGGGGTGCAGGATGTCGCGACTACCGTCGTAGGCAACGGCCATGCCGAGCACCAGCACAACTGCGGTACAGCACAGCAGAAGCTCAAACATGCGCGCGCTCCTTCTGCCGGATGCGAAACACGCGATCCCGCACTTCCAGCAGTGCCGACCGGGATGGAATCCAGTGATGCCGTTTGCCTAGTGCCGCCAGCCATAACAGTTGCATTGCCGCCAGCAGGATCATGCAAACCGTGAGCGGACCGGTGTACCGCGGCTGCCACGCGCGAAGCAGCGCCAAGCCTGCTAGAACGCTGGCGCCAAGAGACCCGAGATAATACGCGGTACGCATCCCCGCTGGAACATGATCCTTGCGCTGCAGCGAAGTGAGAACCAGCGTGGCCGAAATCAGGTGCGCCGCCAGCAGGATCGCCAAGCCTTGCCACGCTCCGCCTCCATGGAAGAGCAGCAGCGTCGCAGCAGCTCCCACGCACACCGCCCAAGCCGTGTTGATCAGGCCGGCCCACCGAATGTCCACAATGGTCAGCCGCGCCGAAGCGGGAGCGTTGCTCATGTGTGCCACCGCCAAGGCCAGCGCCACCGCCAACGCACCCTGCGCGGAAACATACGTGCGGCCATACAACAGCCGGAGCGCCCACGGAGCGATCACAATTCCAACACACGCGATGCCGAGCCCGACCGCACTGGAAGCGAAGCTGGCCAGCGCCATGACGCGATGCTGTGATCGCTGCTGCGCCGCAGAATCCATCTCTTCCGGCGCAGCCATCACGGCATAGCTGCCCTCGGTGAGCAGGCCCGGCACCACGCCTGCCAGGTTGCGCATCTGGCTGGCAATGGCGAAGAACCCCACCTGCACCAGAGTGCGGTCCGAGCGCGCGATCAGCGTAGTCAGCCACCAGCCCGCCAGGTTCGCCGCGACCATGCCGGAAAGCTGCACCGTGCCGAAGCCCCACACCTCCCGCAGCATAGTGCATAGCCGGCCTCGCCGGCTCACTTTGCCACGCAAAGCGAGCGTTCTGTTCAGCAAGAGGCACACGGCAACCGCCGCGAAACATACACCTGCCTGCAACAGCACCATGCGTGCAGCGCTGCCCTGCCGCGCAGCCATCGGCAGAGCCAACAGAAGGCCTGCCCCTACCAGTACCGACAGCAGCAGCAGCGCGGCCACACGCCGCTGGCCTACAAAGAAACCCCGCGCGCACTCCAGAACAATCATGCCCGCGGCAGACAACGAAGCCCACCGCAACAGCCCCGCAAGGCCGGGCTTTTGCAACAGGTGTGCCAACGGCACCGCGCCCGCCCACAATGCAGCGGTCGCCATCGCGGCCGAAACCAGCGCCACAACCGCCAGCGCGCGAGCGAGCGATCCGTACTCGTGCGAGCTATGGGGATATTTGCCGGAGAAACGCGTCGCGGTGGCACCTATGCCGCCCGCCGCATAGGTGCTCACGTTATTCGCTGTGCTGATCGCCAGCGAGTACGAACCGAACACCGCCGCGCCGCCCAGGCGTGCCGCCAACACGTTGGCTAGCAGACCGGTTCCGCGCTCGACCATCAAGGCGGTGGTCAGAGCTGCTGTGCCTTCTACCCAGTGCTGCTTGGTAGCTGCCGACAGCGCGGGCACTGCCGGCATGGCAGCCGCCGGTTGCACAGCGCCGATCGCCACGCCCGGACCCAACAACGGCTCGCTGACCGTTGCCTCCGCTACCGCTGCGCCGCCGATCATGCGGCCGCCACCTTGCTGCCGTCCTCGTCACCTTGATAGCGCTCGTAGGACTTGTAATAGTCACGAAGACCTTCGCGCGTCGGCGTAAAGCTATTCAGGATGGTGCCCACGATCGGGATGCCGTCGCTGTCGAAGATGTCGCGAGCCGCCTGCGCTTGATCCACATCAGTTTCATGCGCGCGTACCACCAAGATGCCTCCGTCGCAACGGACCGCAAGCACGCGCGCATCGGCCATGTGCAGCATCGGCGGCGTGTCGACCAGGATGATGTCAAATTCAGTCCTTAGCCGGTTCAGCAGCTTCTCCACATTGGGCGAGTGCAACAGCTCCACGCTGTCTTCCGAGCCGCCGCCCGCCGGAATGATCGAGAGATTGTGGATCGGTGTTTGCCGGTACAAACTTCCTGGCGCGGCCTCCGTAACATCGATCTCGCCGCGCAAGAGGTTCCGCAGACCAAAGTCCATGCGCATGCCGAAGGACGCGTGCAACCTGGGCTTACGCAGATCGCCATCGATCAGCAGAATGCGCAGCCGTGTGCGACTCAACGCAACGCCCAGGTTCGACACCACGGTCGTTTTTCCTTCACCATCGCTTGCGCTGGACACCGCGTAGACCTTGCTCTTCTTCTGTGCGTCCGCCAGCAGCAGCGAGAATCCCGTGCTGCGGTAAGCCTCCGCGGTGATGGACGAGCGGTCCTCCCATCGTGTCAGCGCGACCGCTTCGCCCACCTGCGGCATAGCTGTGTCCGCAGTGCGCAGCGATGGCACTAGGCCGTACGACGGGCGCGTTCCCGCCACCGTGGTCCGCGTCGCGTGCGGAATCACGCCCAGTTCCTGCACCTGCAGCAGGGCCTGGGTTTCGCCCGGCAACCGGAACACGCGGCGTGTCCGGTCTCGGTACAGAAACATGCCCGCGCCCAACACACCCGCCAAGGCGAACCCGGCTGCTCCATCTGCGGTACGGTTCGGCGAAGCAGGATTTAAGGACGGGCGCGCCGGATCCACGATACGCACCGTAGAGCCCTGCATCGCCGAAGCGAAACCTGCCTCTTTCGCGCGCTGCAGCATGGTCTGGTACAACTGCTGCTCGCTCTCGAGCTCCCGCCGCAGCAGGCTCACTTGCGCAGCCTTTTGCAGGTCTGTCGAAACCGTCGCGAGTTGTGCGTTGTAGGCGGCCCTCAGCAGGTTCTCCCGATGCTGTGCCGCGGTCAGCTCGCTGCTTTCGCGGCTGGTGCTGCTGGACCGCGACGCCGCAAGGCCTTCCTCCGCTTCCTGGATCTGCGACCGCAAATGAATCACCTTCGGATTCTGTTCGGTCAAGGGCGGAACGATCTCCGCCAGCTTTCCGCGCAGCTCTGCCAAGCGCGTTTCGTATTGCCGATAGGTAGGGCTGTCCTGCACGCCGGGCAGGCTGTCGATGGCTGCCGTGTGTGCAACCGCGATGTTCGCTTCGCGCTGCATACGATCTGCCTGCGCCTTGACCAGCTCCTCTTGCAGCTCGCGCAGCCGCTCTTCACCTGTGCTGGAAGTCTCCTGGCTTAACATCAGGCCGTTGCCGCCCACGGCTGCTTGCAGCTTGCGTTGCGATTCCTCTGCCTTTGCTTTCACGTCAGCCAGTTGACGGGTCAGCCACGCGCTGGTCTTCTGTGCCTCCTCGGCCCGGGTCTCGATGTCTTCGGTCTCGAATTCGCGGATCATCTGGTTGCAGAAACGCGCAGCAATATCGGGCCGGGTGGATTCACAGGAGAGCTCGACCAATCGCGTCATGCCCAGCGGCTTCACCTTGACCCGTTTGGAGGTGTCGCGAACCACATCTTCAAACCGCAGTTGCGAATGTCCAGGTACGTGCAGGCGCTGCGCCGTTCGTTGCAGCACATCGGAGTTGGTTGGCGTGACACTCTCACCCTGCGCGAGCAGACTCTGAATGGTGCTGTCGATCAGCGTGTCGCTCTGCAGCAGCTTGATCTCCGTCTGCTGCTTCACCTCATTCGGCTCAGCGGTGCTTCCATCCGTGCGCGCCACGGCACGCATGTTCATAAAGTCGCCGTTCAATCCCTCGATGTCGACCGATGCGCGTGTGCGGTAGAGCGGCCGCTGCAGAAGCGAAAGCGCGAGCGCCACCACGCACCCGGCGACTGCGCAGCTGAGAATCGCCATCCAGTGGCGACGCAGCACCTGCACGTACTCCATCAGAAGGCTCGACTTAGGATCTGCCGAGGGTACCGGGATTGCGCGTGCCGGTGCGGCGTCGCGGATCCGCGACGTGGGCGACAGAACAACGTGATTGGATTCTGAGGTAATGATCTCGCCCATCCTTGAGTTCCGCTTCAATGTGTCGTCAGTTCAACGCCGTCTGTGCAACACCGCAAGGCGCATCAGCGGTAAATCAGCATGCCCGTCGAGATTCCGATTGCCGCTTCGATCACCCGCTTGGACGAAGCCTTCATCGCGCTGTTCGGAATGAACAGAATGTCGTTTGCCATGAGTGGCTGATCCGCAGCTTTGCCAGCCAGAATGCGGTTCGCGTCCACTTTGATTTCGAGCGGCGTTGCATTGTTCTCCACGCGTCGGAGAATGCGGGCGTGGCTGGCCGCGGCATCCGGCGTAAACCCCTGGGCCAGTGACACAGCCTGCGCCACCGTGAGCGCACTGTTCTGGTTCAGCGCAAACGCGCCGGCGTGGCGAACATTGCCGACGACATATACCAATTCGGCACGGGGCACTGCGATCACATCGTCCGGCATCACCAGGATGTTGTCGCCCGGAACCTTCCCGGACATGATGTTGTTGATCGGGATCGAAACGCTGCTGTCGCCACCGGCGAGCGAGGTACTGGCACCCGGCGCGCTCACCTTACCCCACTGCTGTTTTCGGGTCACCACCACATCTGGCCCCGCATCCACCGCGGCGCCTCCCGCCAGCGACAACACCTCTGCGAGTCGTTTCGGACCCTGCATCTGGTACACGCCCGCGTGAGCCACAGATCCCAGCACCGAAACCGGGCGGCTCTGGTACTCCGTCACGTTCAGCGTGACCTCTGGCGACTGGATGTACTTGCTATAAGCCGCGGTCAGCTTTGCCTTGATCTCTGTAGCGGTCATACCGGCCACATGAGTTGTGCCGATCATGGGCAGATCCAGGTTGCCGTTCGGGTCGATGCGGATCGGCTCTTTAGGCAGCTCGTCCAATTCACTCACGCGCAGCACAATCTGATCTCCCGAACCTAACGCCACTTCGGGCTCAGGAGCATCGCGGCGTTGCAGCGCCGGCTGCGCCATCGCACTAGGCAACAAGCACAGGAGAAGGAGTGAAGCAGAGATGCGGAGCAGCCTGGTAGTTATCCCAGGTAGGTTTCTATCCTGCATATGGTCCTTATACCTACATCGGCTTTCTACTTATGTCGCCCACGTCCATCGTGCGTGTGGCCATCAGCGACAGCGTTGTAGGCACACACCGCGCATAGTTATGGATAAGTTGTGCACTTCACTCTGGAGCGGGAATGATCGGATCGACCCTGGAGTTATCTGGTGACGACAGAACCTCGACCGGCACACTATCACCGTCGGTCCAGCCGGATCACACGAGGCCGCTGAAGCTGCTCGCGTACGTACACCTCCGCAACATTCACGGGTCTACCGGCGCCGGACGCACCGCGCGACAGATCGTGGAGCACCTGGCCGTGCG contains:
- a CDS encoding lipopolysaccharide biosynthesis protein, whose translation is MIGGAAVAEATVSEPLLGPGVAIGAVQPAAAMPAVPALSAATKQHWVEGTAALTTALMVERGTGLLANVLAARLGGAAVFGSYSLAISTANNVSTYAAGGIGATATRFSGKYPHSSHEYGSLARALAVVALVSAAMATAALWAGAVPLAHLLQKPGLAGLLRWASLSAAGMIVLECARGFFVGQRRVAALLLLSVLVGAGLLLALPMAARQGSAARMVLLQAGVCFAAVAVCLLLNRTLALRGKVSRRGRLCTMLREVWGFGTVQLSGMVAANLAGWWLTTLIARSDRTLVQVGFFAIASQMRNLAGVVPGLLTEGSYAVMAAPEEMDSAAQQRSQHRVMALASFASSAVGLGIACVGIVIAPWALRLLYGRTYVSAQGALAVALALAVAHMSNAPASARLTIVDIRWAGLINTAWAVCVGAAATLLLFHGGGAWQGLAILLAAHLISATLVLTSLQRKDHVPAGMRTAYYLGSLGASVLAGLALLRAWQPRYTGPLTVCMILLAAMQLLWLAALGKRHHWIPSRSALLEVRDRVFRIRQKERAHV
- a CDS encoding GumC family protein — encoded protein: MGEIITSESNHVVLSPTSRIRDAAPARAIPVPSADPKSSLLMEYVQVLRRHWMAILSCAVAGCVVALALSLLQRPLYRTRASVDIEGLNGDFMNMRAVARTDGSTAEPNEVKQQTEIKLLQSDTLIDSTIQSLLAQGESVTPTNSDVLQRTAQRLHVPGHSQLRFEDVVRDTSKRVKVKPLGMTRLVELSCESTRPDIAARFCNQMIREFETEDIETRAEEAQKTSAWLTRQLADVKAKAEESQRKLQAAVGGNGLMLSQETSSTGEERLRELQEELVKAQADRMQREANIAVAHTAAIDSLPGVQDSPTYRQYETRLAELRGKLAEIVPPLTEQNPKVIHLRSQIQEAEEGLAASRSSSTSRESSELTAAQHRENLLRAAYNAQLATVSTDLQKAAQVSLLRRELESEQQLYQTMLQRAKEAGFASAMQGSTVRIVDPARPSLNPASPNRTADGAAGFALAGVLGAGMFLYRDRTRRVFRLPGETQALLQVQELGVIPHATRTTVAGTRPSYGLVPSLRTADTAMPQVGEAVALTRWEDRSSITAEAYRSTGFSLLLADAQKKSKVYAVSSASDGEGKTTVVSNLGVALSRTRLRILLIDGDLRKPRLHASFGMRMDFGLRNLLRGEIDVTEAAPGSLYRQTPIHNLSIIPAGGGSEDSVELLHSPNVEKLLNRLRTEFDIILVDTPPMLHMADARVLAVRCDGGILVVRAHETDVDQAQAARDIFDSDGIPIVGTILNSFTPTREGLRDYYKSYERYQGDEDGSKVAAA
- a CDS encoding polysaccharide biosynthesis/export family protein; its protein translation is MAQPALQRRDAPEPEVALGSGDQIVLRVSELDELPKEPIRIDPNGNLDLPMIGTTHVAGMTATEIKAKLTAAYSKYIQSPEVTLNVTEYQSRPVSVLGSVAHAGVYQMQGPKRLAEVLSLAGGAAVDAGPDVVVTRKQQWGKVSAPGASTSLAGGDSSVSIPINNIMSGKVPGDNILVMPDDVIAVPRAELVYVVGNVRHAGAFALNQNSALTVAQAVSLAQGFTPDAAASHARILRRVENNATPLEIKVDANRILAGKAADQPLMANDILFIPNSAMKASSKRVIEAAIGISTGMLIYR